TGTGATTGTATTTAGAAGAAAGAAGTCAGTTGTGGAGAAATGTCGTCTGTATCTCTGTATTTCTAAATGATGGGTGTAAATAAACTCATAAAGAATCATCTGACCTAGACTTGAAATAGGTTCATCTTAGTCATCAGTGGGGATATATGTTGATTTGCATGTAGGCGATGATGTAAAAGAGAGCAACATAAATTCGCCTTGATATACTTTTGGTTAATGCTGTTTTAtcgaaaaataaatttactttacGTATGGTTGCTGCTTCTATCCCAGTTTATTCCATCCAGTCTATGGTTGTATGCATGAGCTGGATAGATTAAACAAGAAATTATTTTGGTTGATGTTATAACGACTGCAAGAACCAATCAGAGCTTCCACCACAATTCATACTCCGAGTATTCAACATCAACTAATCATTCATATCAAAAGCTTCTACAGTGAAGCAAAAACACAACAAGACAGAGTTGTCTAAATTGCAACTCCAATACAagaattctctttttttccaaatGAAACACCGAATGGAAGTCTAACAGACCTGAATGAATATATAAGCAGCGCTCCCCAGTAATATGTTTGATCAAACGACAACAGGTTACTGCTTTTTCTCTTCTGCTTTCCTCGGCTGAAAGAAACGACACATTGGCAACGTgagaaaaacaatatataacaaataaaTCCTTCTAGGCCTCAACCAGAAAGAGCAAGAGGAtatgaacaaaacaattgaagATATCTTCAAAACATTCTATGGCCATAAATTTTGACAGACATGGGGATTTCGATTAGAACAAATCGATATGAATATATAGCAACTGCAACAAGGGTGATTACACCAATAACAAATTGTATGACAGAAAGTTTCAACAGTGCCAGTAAGTActgaaaaacaataaaatcgGATCCAACCACCTTTTATTCATTGCATGTTAGATGCTCGACGAAATGCCGCGCTGACGattcaccccaaaaaaacccaGCGAAGGCAAAAAAGATCACAGAAATGTAAAAACCTTTACGCACCTTGGTACCAGGGGCCGGTTGGTGGAGCTCCTCTGCGGGGATAATGACGGGCCAGGGCTCGCCGGCGTCGCGGAACATCTGCTCGGTCTCGAGGCTCTGACCCTTTTCAAGGATCATGTTCCTGATGTCCTGGGCGGGAGTGGCGGTGGCATCGAAGACCTCCTCGACGCCGTTGACGAAGGTGACGGTGATCTTGGGCGGCTCGTCGTCGGTTCGGCGCTTGACTTGGACGGCGCAGGAGGGGTTGGACTCCTTGGCCTTGCGGGCGTTGCACTGTGCCAAGAACTCTAGACAAGACGCCGTACGCGGGTCCAAGGCATTAAACTCGATCCTCACTCTCGACAGGAACTTCAAcattgtgtttgttttttagaCTGACACTCTAACTCAGTACAGGTTTCGACGATACTGGGGTTGAAGACGAGTAAGGGTCTGATGCTGTAATTTTGAGGCTTAAAGCCTTGAGCTAGAGTCTGGGCTCAGTATTAGTAAGTTGGGCGgaccataaataaataaatccgTTTGGCTCAATTTTGGGGTGCCCACAACCCAAACAGATTATCCATCACGTGGTTGACTCGTCCGAGTCAAGCGAGGTTAGCCGAGACTCGAATCAAAGTATTGTTCAACATATCATAACAAATAGAATTCGTTTGTGGTGCTTTACATATATGGAAAATGATGACTTACCACATTGTGTATTACCTTTATTAGAGAGGTAAAGTCCACCAATACGATAGAATTCACCTCTATTAAAGAATgtgatataaaattttattaaaccTAGCATTTTCCGGTATAAAAATATGGTAAACTTACGTATATAGACTTATAGATAAAGTGggccaaaaacaaagaacagagaagaatataaatattattataaaacgAAATCAAAAGGCAGGCGTAAAAATATAACCATTTCGATATAGGAACGCAATATGAAGAAAGAAGTTGCCGCAATTGAGTATGACATGATGTAGGCTTCCACTCAGAAGAAACTCTTTATGCTCCAAGATCAGGGTGAGTAaatataacaataaaattaaacaaattttgacaaaaccaAGCTCAGAGAGAATTTTGAGCCACACAGAAGGGGCTCTCCATTTGAAAAATGTACATACAGGAAGGAGCTATGTTAACTGCTAATCTCCCTATCCActttcattctctttgtacTGTGCACCTCTGGCGCACTACTACTACCCCGAGGCTGGAACGACGCATCATGCTGGTATGCACAATTCGCTCCATGGCGGCATCCCCTTGAACTATTGAAGTATATGCATGGCTTCATTATCTTAGGTTTTGAATCTCTTGATTTGTAGCCATTATTGGATTCCTGGTTTATAGCTGAATGGTCGCTATGACGGTTACCAAATGGTGGAAAGCTGTCATGCCTATCTCCTCCATGTTGCTGAATCAAGCTTTTATAATAGTTGATGTCCTTTGCTGGTGGAGGTCCAACAGCAGGTGGAGAAGGAACTGAAATTGCTGCATGGGGAGGTGGTCGTGCATCAGGAAAACGTCCCATTCCAGCAACATTTGGTTGAGGGTAGAAATGTCCGCTTGATAGAGCAGTGGATGAGGGTGTGCTGCTGCTCTCTGTCCGGTTAATGTGAACAGGAGGTGGATCTGCTATGGACATTTGAGGTGGCCTTGTCATTGGCTGCGGATCTTTAACCAATTTCTCAATCATTTTTGGGTTGCTCAGAATCTTAATGAGCAATTCATGGTCAATCATATTTCCATGCTCATTGCTATTCACAATTGCACCAAAGGCGGCAGAGGCAGCAGCTACAACATCCGGTTCTACACCAACAGGAATTCCAGCTACTGGCTTATTTGAAGTAGGGTGGTTTCTATTGTTAGGTACAACGCTCTGAGATGGAGCTGCAATTCCCTGAACCGATAGAAAGGACTGTGTGCTTGTGTGAATGTTAAACGGTGCCATGGATGCAGATGATGTGTCGACTCCtacatcttcatcttcaatggAAGTGATAGGTATCACAGGAGGTTGCACGACATTATGACCAGAGTCTTCAACATCTGCCAAAACAGAGGGGCTGTATCgagaaaaaagtaaaattgttCAGTTCAGGAGTGGGTGAAACCCAAGAGCAAAGTTGTAGAAAGCAAAGTAAGTGTCGAACTTTAGAGGAATGGCAGATGGGCGTGGATAAACTGCTTCCAGTACTCTTATCTCTCTCTGATTTTGAATCTCCACCTCTTTGCTTTCTTCCCCACAAACCACTTGCCAAGTGAAGTTCAGCACAACCTGTGAAAATTTAGTattattgaaaacaaaattttatgcaccaaaatttcaaactgaATCTTCAATGCCATTAGTTCAGCCAAATGTAAATTAGTCAAGATTAAAATCTAAACCAATAGATTAATTTACCCTAGGAGGGCATCTCCATTTGATTAGGGGAATTTGAGACACGTTAATCTGCAGCTGATTTGCCGAATACGCTCCCTCAAATCCAGGGGGCAGAATGTCATCCGAGCCTGTGCCAGATGAATGTGACAACCACGATGCTTTTGCTTGGAGGTGATCCTGAGCACTCAACCCAACTTGTGAAGGAGATTCCTCCAACAGAAACAGCTTAACCTGTTTAACAGAGAAGCATCAGTACAATAACCATTTACGCTGATAGTGACATATCATCATGCTTGATCATCACTTTTTACAAACTCCTTCCGAATACTGAGCATATATACACAGGGAAACTTCAGAAATCTTTTGCCTAATgtctcatttattttaaatttataatagcACTGAAATCTTAAATATCAGAGAAAATCGACTAATAACATGAGTGCAGATCAGTGCATTCCTTACTCCCATTCCCATCTTATATATTTCAACAAACACAGATTTAGGATGGAAAATTTTGCAAAACTAATATTAGGCCAATGATATACGCACTCCATTTCAGATTTAGGAAACAAGAGAAGGGCAACAAATTTTGACGCACTCTAATATAAGaaagtttaccaaacaatcaaacaacAACTTAACAGTAAAGAAGTGGAAGAAGTGGAAGACACATTGCCGTAAGCCCCTCTGTTGAACAGGTCAAAGTAACCATCTAGATAGTTTCAAATAGAAACTGTTCATGCTGTGTCAAAGAGATAGGGATCCTCTCTGAATGTAGTTTGATGGTTCGTGAGTGATGTTTGACTAAATCATTTACTTGAAGGTTGAACCCCAACCCCAACTaccaaaaaagacaaaagggaaaaaaaggaaaaaggagcAACAAGCAATCTTTTCGTCCCAATCTCTAGACAATTGGTTTAGATCCCCATCATTTCTAAAGAAGACAGTTCATTGCATCTTGATTTCTCTCATGACATTTAGTCTTTTTGAAcagaatccaaaaacaaaaaagtgcaTGCCCAGTTCCTTGCCAACATAATGCAGATCTTCCATGGCCAAGCATAGGGCTCACACCAGACTACTTTTGAAAACCTCCCCTCCATGATATAAATACAATAGTAGATGAGCTAGAGGTCTCTTCCACCAGGTAAATATTAGATGGTGATCCAGttaaggaaaaagagaaatggaCATGCTGAGAGAGGATTGACACTTTTCAAACCAGGTTTTTGAGACTCTTTTTTGCATATTGGCACTGCTGAAGATTATATCCTATGTCCAagctatttatttttaagtctCAAGCCAGACCCTGCACCTCTCAATTAAAACATCACATAACTAAGGGCTGTACACAAAAACTTGTATCCTCTCAAGGTTACAGATGCATACATATCACACACTCTAGGAGGTGATATTCATACTAAATGGATGGCCAACCAAGACCCCAACGACGTTTTGCTTTGGAAATTTTGCTTGTCCCAGCAGAGAATGTGGAAGTAATCCTTATGATTTGGCCCTCCCACGTTGGAAGTGGCTCAAGTCTTGGGCTTATTCTCCtcttcaaacaaaaagaaaaggagcaACTTTAGAAGGAAAAAGATAACAAAGCACGCAATTCTGAGTTGCTTAACTCCATGCTGATGCAAAGGCACATTAAACTTTTGTAAGAATAGAACCAAAGAAACtttaaacataaataaccTAATGATTCAACCTTTCCCAAACAAAAGATCCTTTTCTAAATTATGACACTCGCAAGCATTTTAACAGCaacgtaaaaaaaaaaaaaaaaaaaaaacactaactAGAAAACACCgaataaaaagtaaattttATGACACCAAGACTATTATCCATTAACGGACACGACTACAGCACAGACTACCAAGGCAAATAATTCAGAAAGAGAAATGCAGAAATGTTAACAGTATTCTAATGCATTCCAATCACAAAGAGCTTGACAAAAAGTATGACATCGGGATACCCACAAGAAAATCAGGTTAATGCCACTTCCAATAAAAACTAAACCATAGAATCAATAAGGctattaaaaaacaaagtccaGCAAAAAAGTACACACCATGACCAGGTTTACGATAACCTTCATGCCATTAAGCTCCAACATTATGAAACTACAAATCATATGCTATTATATGGTATGTCTTTTGCGTTCATGTATATTGATTTTAATCCTCATTTCATATTCACTTCTTTTTATATTGGAGAAAGGGCCACTATCTTCAAGAAGTCTTCAGAAATAGTTCCACTGCTGTTATTTTGCAGATAAGAATGCATTTGTATCCAACCTCACGTATAGTTAGATTCTTCTTCAAGAGTtgccaaaatttcaaacctttaAGTCACTTTTTTCTCAAAGAATGATTGATAGCTGCAATAATCTAGCGACTGAGATCAATGTTCATTCTTCCTCTAAAGATATGTTAAGTGATCCAATTCGTTTTAGCACTGTGCCAATTGATTAATTCATCGACACAACCCCAAATTTAAGACAATAAGCTTTATGGAAGGATGGAAAGGAGATTAAGTGAAAAGAGCTAACCTTGTTTCATCACCTCAAGTTCTCCTTTTTATGAATATATTTATAAGCTTAAAAAATAAGCATATACTAACTCTTAATGATACATGGGACTAAATGAGTTACAGAGGCTACATATTCGAACATTAATCTATTTTGCTTCATATTGATTGGCTACTGaacacaaaaataattgcttcaaggaaaaaagaccACTAGAAcaattcatttaaaatttgtaGTCTGCATATCATTACCAGTTCCAGTTCTAGTATTTAAGAAAAGGCtttcctttttcatatttctttGTCATATGACATTGAGAGTATAGACTGAACAATTTCAAATGAATGAAAGTATAGACTGGACCATTTGAAATGATGCAATGTGTTCCAGATGGTCCATATCAGAGGCCAGACCCATATCATAAATTCAAATCTATGCTTCAGAGTAACATGATAAACCAAAGTGGGGAAAAGGGAAGAATACATCATAGCAAACCAATtaatataaatacatattaaacaaaaaggCACGATTTTTAGAAGTTCAGTTCACATAGATGATTTGTTGGGTTCATTTTCCATTTAGCAAACACAAACTACTGAATGGATTATTAGATTTGGTCACTGAATGCAATTTTTACCTGACAAAGATTAACATCTGAAGCCCAAGAAACCCTTTTGAGTTTGTGCGATCCCCgcatattaaataaaataccaAGAAACCTTCTTTTCCTGCTTCGATTCCCAGTATTAGTTACGGGTTCAAATTGAGCAACCAATTTGGGTCCGATCAAAAGGTAAACCCCTACTGCTCTCAGATTCGAAACCCTAGTCTTACTGTGTGGTTCACAGCCTCAAAGCCCTTTTATGACTTAACCCTAACCTAACCTAACCTAATTTGCAGGTTTTACGACGAGATCCCAATTGCAGCTACTCTGTGTTCGCGAACGCTGATCGCAATCTCTACGATGCCACAAAGTAATCAAAATGAAACCCTATAATCCCTCTGGTTTTGGGCTTCGCCGTTTTTCTATATATCTCTCCTTTTATTatcctaattttatttttatttttttgggttattttACCACCTTTcggtttttgttatttaaatgAGCGCGTGGAGTTACGGATATTTCTGTCTGTTGCGAACATGCCTCTAACGCGCTGATAATGCGCAGTGGGGTTTTTTATATCTTCTTTTAAACTAGGTTTCGGGTGGGCTAAGATTTTTTGACCACAGCCTTTTGAGTACGAGAATGATGCTTTGCAGTTGCAGTGTTGGTGTTGTACTCGTACGACAAGGAGAAGCACAGCCCGCCCCGCACGACAGAAACTAAAAGAAACAAGGGAAGCTAGCTCGGCCCAAAACGGTCCCAATCCAAATTTCATCACACAGAGATTGATGAGAGTTAGAAGAATTTGCACATGTGTTTGTTTATATGGGCAGGCATACACTAGGTGGTGAATGATTGCAAATTCTTCTAACTCTCATCAATCTTTGTGTTCTCTTACTGAAAAttaaattggattggattataAAGTAGAATTGGATCGCATTGGATTACTCTCTGCTAAATGATGATGGCGAGTGGAGCTACCCCTATCGTATCATCAAGTGCTTCTTTACAGTTGTGCTCTCTCAAGCAAATGCAATCCTCAGGTCCccaacaaatataaatttcatAATGGTCGACCAGCCAGCAGCAGCAATTATGGggtaaaattaaatttctgGGAGAACAATTAAATCGGGTGGGATGAGGAAATTCATAGGTCTTGGTAAAGCTTTTTGTTCTTACATAGTTCACAAAATCTTATTGACTTTTGTAACCTCAATTCAATAGATTTAAGCGATtacttttgaagaaaaatccACATTGAGTTTGATAGACTGTTATTGAGTTAACGGTTTCATGACGCTAACAATATTTCTCTCAATTCCACCTAGGATATGCCTATGGAAATTCTGTAGAAATGGATTTGGAAAATCGTAATAATATTACGAAATAAtgcaaacaaagaaataaagaaaattcagttttattACAATAACACCACACCTGGCAAAAAGCTTTCAAAAGCTTTTACCTTATACTTGCCTCAAACTTTGGATAACCAAGCCAAAGCATCCCTGTACTAGACCCAAATAATATCACACGCAGATTATACCATTTGGAACAAGTTACAGAAAACAATTATaccagcaaaaaaaaaaaaatgtacatgAAAAAGTCACTCACTTtcttatatttatagaaaggaaaaaaaaacccaataacTAGAGTGGGTTAACTAAGTTGCTATCGAAGTGGAAAAAAGCTAGTTACAATCTTAAGTAGCTACCAGTCATGTAATCAACAGACTCCAAATTTCCTGTTAAGAACTGGTCGTCTGCCACcgttgtctttgagatgtctGATTACTTCAACTCTTCACCTGTTCCATTTTCTCTCTGAAAGAAACAGAACTCAAGGTAAGAAATCATGATAGAGTGCAAACGACTCTACCTAATATGGAATTATTGCCAACTACTCTGACAAAAGTAATTCTATATGTTACAGACAACTTTGTTGACAGAAAATAGGCATGCTAAGGATGCACAAATTGTTATCATAGGAAAAGCATGCATACCATTTCCCTTTGCACCCTGCTGTGCTTGAGACATTGACCGCTGGATGCGCGGAGACCCCTGCCTTCCATTTGCACCAGGTAAGGAATGTCGTTTCTTGATGTAAATGTCTCTGTCTTGCACATCTGGACTTGATCTAGGGGAGGTATTTGCTTGAAGCTTTGCTCTAGCAGATTCTGTCGCTTGCATGAAATGTGGGATAGAACTATTACTGCTGCTATCTCTTGGTTCTTGATCACCGTGTTCCGCAGGTTGTGCTGAACCAAATGAATTCCGTCTCTTCCCATTTTTCTGATCTTTACTTGATCCAGAATCATGATTTGGATTAGAGGGAGATTTCTTTCCTGCAGACCCAGACCTACGTTTTTGGTTGGAGCCACTCTTATCAGCTTTACTCCTTTTAGCTTTCACTGATATCAGACTAGAAGGTGTCCCTTGGGATTCTGGGACAGTTAAATGACTTCTTGGAGAAGCTTCTGGGGATGTCCCATATGTTTGAATACCAGCATCAGTGTCCTGTTCTCTCTGCAGATCAGACGTTCTCTCTGGCTCAGACTCTATTTTTGGAGACTCCATAGCAACCACAGAATTTATGGGCTCACCATTAACAACATCAAGTTTTTCTGGCTGATCCAAGGCTGGGTCAGATAAGTTGAAGAATGGGATTGTGGACACATCTCTGGCTTGGACATCTACATCAGTGTTAGGATTGCAAATCCCATCAACTGAAACTTTGGCTTCATGTTCATGCTCCATAGCTCCAACATCAGATCTATCAGGTGAATCAAGAGTGGAAGAAATAGAGATTTCAGTGCCACACTCAGATCCACCAACTTGAACCTTTGATCCATGGACGACTGGATTTTCTGCCACGCTGAGTTCCTTTGCCCTGACTTCAGTATCCACCCCAGCTGAGAATGTGTCCCTCTGTAATTCAACTGCAGCATCATCTTGATGGGATGGACTGATCGATCTACCTGGATTGGTTGTTGTACTCAGCACTTCAAATTTCGACTGAGCAGCAACAAATGCAGGATTACTCACCTTCCTGGATCCAAATACAGATTTCTTCCCTTCAGTTTCTAGTTGTTCTGAGGCTAATCTTTTCATAGAACGTTTAGGTTGTTCAAATTCCATTCCAGGCTTCCCAGATAAAGACTTGAGCTCCATTTGAGAATCTGCATCTGGTTGTATACTTTGATTTGGGAGAAAACTTATCTCTGCTGAGATCTCTTTCACATCAGATGTACTGGTGTTCTCCACCTGAGGCTGCTCAATATTACCTCGAACAGAATAAGAGGTAGAATGGCTTGCCTGAAAGTTGAAGTTGTCGGCATCGTAGATAATCAGATTCTCTTCACTTTCGGAGGGCAAAATCGATTCGTTGATGCTAGCCTTTGAGTCTGATATCTCACAAAGAACATCATCTTGAATTTTAGATTCCAGAGGGGACTCagaattttcttccttttctctttcctGTTGCTCTATTTCTGGCACTACTTTTTTTGACTCTGGAGTATCAACTGATGAGACTGACGACCACCTCTCCAGCCATTTCCAAGAAGAATCAGGCTTAGAAGAATCGCACTTGACATGAATAGGTTTGGTCTTCGGTGATGATTCCAACAActttaatttcaaaaaagaTCAGTTTAGTTCAGATATACGAATGAAAGATAAATtaaactgcactgcagttaCAGAACACAGGACAGAAAGTTGTCTAGTATACCTGGCGGGCAAACCTATTGGTAAGTAGCTTTTCAATTGAAGTGTATGTTATATTTGATTTGGCTACCAAATTTTCCTTCTCCTgaaacatgaaaaatgttCGGGAAGATTTGTCAGGAACAAGTAACAACACTAATAAATTGTCTCAAAGAACATTTCCACAGCCATTATGACAGAAACCACTGATAATAGCAATAACAAAATAAGTTATAAACACAATTGCAAAAATAAACCAATGCAAATACTAGTTAAATATCATACACCAAGGCAAAACTTTAACATTCAAATGCGATTAAACTAACCTCCCAATGCCAAAGAACTTTTAAAACAATGATTCATTATATAATGAGCTGAGCTTTCCTTGTAGGTCACATAACCAGTTATGACTTTCTTTGAGAAGGTGAATACAACATTTGATCTGGGAGAACGCTATATCTATCTCAAATGGTGCCTGGACGTATGAATTGTGTACAATACAGTAGCATCTCAAAGTGACTAACCAACCATGACCTTTCCTTCAAAAGTTGAATACAACATGAGATTTGGGAGAAAGGCTATCTCCATCTCAAATGGTGCCTAGACATTTGGATTACATAACATGCCAAATTATGCACTGCTGTTACTTGGAGTTGTTCTTATTGGCTTGACCATCGTTGACACAGGTGTTAGCCACCATACAAACTACCATCAAACTATTATGAACAAGATTACTGAAGGCAAGAATAGATTTGGATAATGACCCTTTAGAGATCAGATTATACAAATTTGAGTTAGAGTAGCATTACCAAGATCTTAGAATTATGGTTATCCTTCTCATTCTCCCC
The window above is part of the Prunus dulcis chromosome 1, ALMONDv2, whole genome shotgun sequence genome. Proteins encoded here:
- the LOC117614105 gene encoding zinc finger CCCH domain-containing protein 6, whose translation is MRGSHKLKRVSWASDVNLCQVKLFLLEESPSQVGLSAQDHLQAKASWLSHSSGTGSDDILPPGFEGAYSANQLQINVSQIPLIKWRCPPRVVLNFTWQVVCGEESKEVEIQNQREIRVLEAVYPRPSAIPLNPSVLADVEDSGHNVVQPPVIPITSIEDEDVGVDTSSASMAPFNIHTSTQSFLSVQGIAAPSQSVVPNNRNHPTSNKPVAGIPVGVEPDVVAAASAAFGAIVNSNEHGNMIDHELLIKILSNPKMIEKLVKDPQPMTRPPQMSIADPPPVHINRTESSSTPSSTALSSGHFYPQPNVAGMGRFPDARPPPHAAISVPSPPAVGPPPAKDINYYKSLIQQHGGDRHDSFPPFGNRHSDHSAINQESNNGYKSRDSKPKIMKPCIYFNSSRGCRHGANCAYQHDASFQPRGSSSAPEVHSTKRMKVDREISS
- the LOC117638061 gene encoding protein IQ-DOMAIN 32 codes for the protein MGKSTSCFKIITCGNDSADKDDLEAPESKGSSDKRGWSFRKRSARHRVLSNTVITETPTSGHKEIPESATLNFQPPASTTVPEKISVIHCSDEKPQLLTPENPKVSETEPKVSETEVKVSETENTAEDQSAVECKLDESVVIVVQTAVRGLLAQRAFLELKNVVKLQAAVRGHLVRRHAVGTLRCVQALVKMQAFVRARRARQLHRGGENEKDNHNSKILEKENLVAKSNITYTSIEKLLTNRFARQLLESSPKTKPIHVKCDSSKPDSSWKWLERWSSVSSVDTPESKKVVPEIEQQEREKEENSESPLESKIQDDVLCEISDSKASINESILPSESEENLIIYDADNFNFQASHSTSYSVRGNIEQPQVENTSTSDVKEISAEISFLPNQSIQPDADSQMELKSLSGKPGMEFEQPKRSMKRLASEQLETEGKKSVFGSRKVSNPAFVAAQSKFEVLSTTTNPGRSISPSHQDDAAVELQRDTFSAGVDTEVRAKELSVAENPVVHGSKVQVGGSECGTEISISSTLDSPDRSDVGAMEHEHEAKVSVDGICNPNTDVDVQARDVSTIPFFNLSDPALDQPEKLDVVNGEPINSVVAMESPKIESEPERTSDLQREQDTDAGIQTYGTSPEASPRSHLTVPESQGTPSSLISVKAKRSKADKSGSNQKRRSGSAGKKSPSNPNHDSGSSKDQKNGKRRNSFGSAQPAEHGDQEPRDSSSNSSIPHFMQATESARAKLQANTSPRSSPDVQDRDIYIKKRHSLPGANGRQGSPRIQRSMSQAQQGAKGNERKWNR
- the LOC117620682 gene encoding uncharacterized protein LOC117620682, with the protein product MLKFLSRVRIEFNALDPRTASCLEFLAQCNARKAKESNPSCAVQVKRRTDDEPPKITVTFVNGVEEVFDATATPAQDIRNMILEKGQSLETEQMFRDAGEPWPVIIPAEELHQPAPGTKPRKAEEKKQ